Part of the Longimicrobiales bacterium genome, GAGGTGCTCGAGAAGCACGGCTCGATTCCGATCATCTGGAGCACCGGCCACCCGGTCGGCTATTGGGCGCACGACGTCGGCCCCCGGCTCGGTGGTGCCGCAGGGGGTGCGGCGCCTTCAGGAGATGCGGCACGCGAGCTCCTGCCCGGTCACACCTTCGCCTTCGATGGCTTCTTCGGCTGGCCGCAAGAAGACGGCACGACCAAGACGATTTCTGTCGAAGAGATGGCCGTCGTAACAGAGAGTGGATCCGAGTGGCTGATCGCCCCTCAGGAGGAACTGGTCCTGATCGGCGGTGCGAACTAGGTCCGCCCTACCAGTCGGGGCTCTCGGCCTCGTCCAGCTTCCTCATCGCAGCGCGAAGCTTCTCTGCGTCTTCGTCCGACACCTGATTGACCGGTGCGAGTGTCTTTTCATTCTGGCCGCCTCGCGCCACGAGTACGGCCATCATGCCGGCCGACACGATCGCCAGCGCCGGTAGCAAATATCCGAGGATGTTGAAGCCCTCGGCCGGCGGCATCATGAGCACCTGGCCGCCGAAATCCGCTACGAAGCTCGCCTGGATCACCTCGACCGACTCACCGGCCTCGAGTGATTCCCGGATCCGACGTGACCACGCCGGTGATTCCGCACACTGCATCTGGAACTGACACGAGTGCACATCGAGGCCGCATCCACACTGACACTTCAAGGCCGTCTCAAGCAGCATGAATTTTTGGCCGAGCTCACCTTCGTGGTAGTGGCCCTGCATCGTCGCCGTCGGGTCGTACCCGGCATGCGACGGGCCGGTGGACTGACCCTGTAGTGGGACGGCGAGCGCAAGACTCACGGCCGTCACGGCGGTCACCCCAAAGCACGTTGCTACGGTCATCATTGATCTCCTGGGCCGTGCCGATTGCCCCACCGGACCACAGTCCCCGTTCCGTTGTGTTGTCACGTTCCCGCCCTTCGAACTACCAACCCGTACCGAGCACGTTCCGATCCCAAGTCCGTCAGCGGCCACGCGCGCCGGAGTCGGGACTTCGTAGATCGGGTGCACCGACGCGCTCACCAGTGACCGGGTCGACGCCCACGGAATTCGCAGACCCCTGACGCCCGCCCATTTGAACCGTATGGCCCAGGGCTTCGAGCTCCGCCACGACCTCAGGTGAAACTCCCTCACCTTCGATCCGGATGCGATCCGGAAGCCATTGGTGGTGCATCCGCGGTGCGGCGACGGCTTCGTCGATGCTCATGTTGAAGTCCACGAGATTCAGAATCAGCTGAAGCGTCGTGTTGATGATGGTCCGGCCACCGGGCGAACCCACCACGGCTACAAGATCGCCGTCTTTGGCGACGATCGCCGGAGACATCGATGACAGCATCCTCTGCTGAGGCCGGGCAAGATTTGGCTCTGTCCCGATCAGCCCATTCGCACTGGTGATCCCGGGGCCTGCGTTGAAGTCACCCATCTCGTTGTTAAGCAGAAACCCAGCCCCAGGCACCACAATGCCTGAGCCGTAGCCCGACTCGAGCGTGTAGGTGACCGAGACGGCCATTCCATCCGAATCCACGACGGAGTAGTGAGTGGTCTCGGGACTCTCATACGGCTGCTCGATGTCGGACGGGTGCGAGATCGAGGCCCGCTCCGGGTCCAGGTCACGAGCCAGCCATGCTGCGTGCTCCTTACTGGTCAGTCGCTGCACAGGAACATCGGCGAAGTCCGCATCGGCCAGATAGGTCGCCCGCTCCCGAAACGCACGGCGCATGGCTTCTGCTACGTGGTGCAAGTAGGGAGCGGAATTGTGACCCATCGCGGAGAGGTCATAGGGCTCCAGGATGTTCAGGATCGTCGCCACCGCCACGCCGCCAGAGCTCGGTGGTGGCATGCCGATGATGTCGTGTCCCCTGTACGTGCTCGTGATCGTCGACCGCTCACGTGCCTCGTATCTGTCGAGGTCTTCCTCTGTGATCATCCCACCGCCCCGGACCATCTCAGCCGCCATGAGTCGGGCCGTTTCACCTCGGTAGAATCCGTCGCTGCGATCATCACGGATACGGGCCAAGGTGCGGCCCAGATCAGCCTGCCTCCAGGTCTCCCCGACCGCGTAGGCCGATCCGTCCTTCGAGAACGTGGCAACGGTGGCCTCGTACTGGCTCCTCTCGACGAAGCGCTCCATCGAGCCGGCGAGGGCCTCGCTCAAC contains:
- a CDS encoding cytochrome c-type biogenesis protein CcmH, translating into MMTVATCFGVTAVTAVSLALAVPLQGQSTGPSHAGYDPTATMQGHYHEGELGQKFMLLETALKCQCGCGLDVHSCQFQMQCAESPAWSRRIRESLEAGESVEVIQASFVADFGGQVLMMPPAEGFNILGYLLPALAIVSAGMMAVLVARGGQNEKTLAPVNQVSDEDAEKLRAAMRKLDEAESPDW
- the ggt gene encoding gamma-glutamyltransferase; translated protein: MLPAILRSTIVSRALACVAFIGLLSPAFAEAQSAETARSNGGMVSSQQWLASQVGADVLAAGGNAVDAAIATGFALAVTHPSAGNIGGGGFMVVRFPNGQTTAVDFREKAPLAAFPEMWIDENGEYSSMIHHRSHMAVGVPGTVAGFDKAHRLYGRADWNDLLDPAVDLAEDGFELSEALAGSMERFVERSQYEATVATFSKDGSAYAVGETWRQADLGRTLARIRDDRSDGFYRGETARLMAAEMVRGGGMITEEDLDRYEARERSTITSTYRGHDIIGMPPPSSGGVAVATILNILEPYDLSAMGHNSAPYLHHVAEAMRRAFRERATYLADADFADVPVQRLTSKEHAAWLARDLDPERASISHPSDIEQPYESPETTHYSVVDSDGMAVSVTYTLESGYGSGIVVPGAGFLLNNEMGDFNAGPGITSANGLIGTEPNLARPQQRMLSSMSPAIVAKDGDLVAVVGSPGGRTIINTTLQLILNLVDFNMSIDEAVAAPRMHHQWLPDRIRIEGEGVSPEVVAELEALGHTVQMGGRQGSANSVGVDPVTGERVGAPDLRSPDSGARGR